GAGAAACGTTATCTGCCCGCCAAGGTCCTCCGTAGCTTCTATCAACAGAACGTCAAGGTCCCTGAAGCCGGCATAATAGGTGCTGAAAAGTCCTATGGGCCCTCCTCCGATGACTATTACGTCGTAAACCTTGTCTGAACTCAAGGCCCGAGGGCAGGGGCGGTTTGCACCTTCTATTTACCTTTCTGGTAGAATAGGAGCGATGACATATAATAACGATAGCAATAGTAATAACATAAACCCAACAACGATTCTTCAAAGCTTCAGTTCCAGAAAGGCTTATAACCTGAATGGATAGCAATATTGTGTTTGTCCGATTCAAAAGATAAATTGGATGATGTAATCTCGGAGCTTAAGAAGCTTAACGAAGCGCTTGCAAAACCTCCTTCCCCGCCTCCTCCAAAGGGGCTATGGAATGAATTCAAGGCGTTTCTTGGGAAAGGGGGAGTCTTGGCATTGGCAGTTGGTTTCATAATGGGTACATACATCGGCAAGGTGGTGTCAGCATTGGTGTTCGACATAATAATGCCTATTCCTGGAGCTCTTACACCTGGAGGCAACTGGCAGAATGCAACTTTTACTGTTGCCATAGGGAATGGCATGAAGTTCGCAGTAGGAGACTTTGTAGCAAACGTTGTTAACTTTCTCATCGTTGCTGTTGTAGTCTTCTTTATAGTCAGGTATGCAACAAAGCTGGGAATAAAGTGATGCTTTACAAAATACGTTATTAAAAGAGCATTTCCAGGCAAGAGCTACGATGAAGCATCCCTTCAGCAGCGTTGAGGACTATGAAGCGCAGCCAGGCCTGACAAGGGACCTGCTTAAGAAGATGAAGTTGGCAGGAGGCTTTCAGGCATCCCATCTCGGCAGAGCGGCTGATATACTGCGTACCATGTGGTACGATAAGAAATGCACAAGAATGCTCTCCTTCACTGCAGATATAGTATCGACAGGCCTCAGGGGAGTTCTCAGACAGCTTGTGAGAGAGGGCACTGCTGACATGATAATCACGACGTGCGGAACTCTGGACCATGATATTGCCAGGTCTGTTGGAGAGTATCTTGAAGGGGATTTTTCATTCGATGATAGGGAGCTTCTGAAAAGAGGTTATCACAGGCTAGGTAATGTGCTTATACCCAGACAGGCATACGGACCTGCAATAGAAAGATTCATGCAGAAGATGCTGGAAGAGAAATTCTCCTCATCCACATCACCAATACCACCCCACCAGATCATCTGGGAGGCTGGCAAGAGATTGGACGAAAAGTCGATATTATACTGGGCCTACAAAAAAAGCATACCTGTAATAGTGCCCGGCATATTCGACGGAGCTTTTGGTTCACAGCTCTGGCTCTTCTATCAGTCCCACAGAAGATTTCAGGTTGACATGATGGCAGACCAGCAGCTCATCGCTGATACAGTATTCAGCTCGCAAAAGCTCGGGGCTCTGATACTCGGAGGGGGAATCTCAAAGCACCACACCATCTGGTGGGCTCAATTCAAGAGCGGGCTTGATTTCGCTGTATATGTAACCACAGCTACTGAATATGATGGAAGCCTATCAGGCGCGCAGCTCAGAGAGGCGATAAGCTGGTCGAAGGTGAAGCCGAAGGCAAAGCAAGTAACTGTCATAGGGGATGCAACTGTGATTCTTCCACTTCTTGTATCTGCTTCTCTTAAAAAAACGGGTAACGTTTAATTTAATAGTATCCCCTGTTTATCTTCTACCGTGAAAGACCCCTTCGAGTTTCTGGCGAAGGATTATCTGCCATGGATGAAGGGTCTGGTCTCTATAGACCTCTCCCAAAGAGGTTATAGCCAGTCCAAGATATCAACGATGCTAGGGGTTACCCAGCCATCCATAAACTACTATCTCAGGAAGGAGAAGAAGGAGTACTTGAGCAGACTTCAGAGGATAGGTCTTACCGAGCAGAGCATCAAGGAACAGGAAGGCGAATTCAGGGAAGCAGTTGTCGCAGGGGGCTCCGAAGGGATGCTCAGGACGATGCAGGTGATGCTCAATGCATTAGCAAGCGGAGAGCTGTGCAATTACCACAAGAAGGTCTACCGTGCACCATCTGACTGTGATGCATGCATGAGGCTCTGGGGGTCTGGCGACCAGAAGGAGAGAAGCAGAATAGTTTCATCGTTGAACAGAGCTGTTTCTGTTCTGGAGAGCTCTAGCACATTTCCGCTGCTCATACCTGAGGTGAACACGAATTTCGTCCTTGCAGCAAGGGATGCGAGAAGCGAGAAGGACGTAGCTGGGATAGAGGGGAGAATTGTGAAGTTAAGAGGAATGGCTAGAGCCATGAGTGGAGCAGAGTTCGGAGGAAGCGGTCATCTTGCCTCCGTATTGCTTGCCGTTAAGAAATTCTTCCCCAAGATAAATTCAGCCATGAACATCAGGTATGATAGAGCCATACACGAAATACTGACCTCTCTGCACTGGAAGCTGCTAGAGCTGCCAGCCAGCGAACCTTTGACCTCTGAACAGATCCCTCATCTGGTCGAAGAGAGGCTCTCGGAAATGTGCAGAAACGGCAAGATTACTAGCCTGGATGCTGTAACTCATGCTGGAAGCATAGGTATCGAGCCTTCAACTTACATCTTTGGAGCGGATACTGAAGAGGTGCTCAGGAAGGTTCTGGACCTGGCTGCGGCGTATGCATCAAGGAGGACGGAAACGGTTCATAACAGGCATTAATTTTGAAAAAATCATATTATATACTGTGTCAACATCATAAAACCTAATTCTTTTATAACCCCACCTTCTGGAGAGCACACCTAATGTCCCTTCTGGGCTATCTGGTTATATTCCTAGGTGGCCTTTTAGCTGTCTATTCGCTTTACTGGGGTTTCTTGCTTGTCGTGGGAGGGGACTACATAAGGAAATTCAGGCAGAGGGAGGTCAAGCTAGATAAGCCATTTTACCTGCCTTTTGTGTCCGTGATAGTTGCCGCAAAGAACGAGGAGAAGGTGATAAGAAGGCTTGTAAGTTCACTTCAGACGCTTAATTACGATCCATCAAGGCTTGAATTCATCTTTTCTGAAAGCGGCTCTACAGATAACACGAGGAGCATACTCTTCGCGCTTGCAGAGAGGGAGCCAAGAATGAAGGTTGTTACAAGCAGCATCGCAGGAAAAGGAAATGCGCTGAACGAAGCGATAAAGGTGGCAAGAGGCGAAGTCTTCTTCTTCCTTGATGCAGACTGCGTGCCAGAGAAGGATTTCCTTCTAAAGGCTGCAGAAGAATACAACAAGGGGAACAAGATTCTTGTGGGCTACTACAGAACGATAAATGCAACTCAAAGCATATGGTCAAGGCTTGCAGTGTTTGAGGATTTTCTCTGGCGTGTGATGGGAGCAGGGAAGGCGAAACTGAATCTGTCAATACCTGTTGCAGGTCCGTGCACTGTCATAAGCAGGGATGCGATAGAAGCGGTTGGAGGCTTCAGGAATACGTTGACTGAGGATATAGAGTTATGGATGAGGCTTCTGAAGGCGGGGTATGTTGGAAAGTATGTTGATGCTTATGTCTGGCTTGAAGCACCTGTAACTCTTCAGGTGCTGCTCAGGCAGAGGATAAGGTGGTACAGGGGTTACCTTGAAACTGCTTTGATGCATCTCGATATAGTCAAGCATGCCCCTCTGTCACAGGCTGCAGATGCTTTGCTTATGCTTTCCACGCCCTTCTTTGCGATGTTATCTCTTCTTTCCTATGCGGTATCGATGCTAAGTCTACCTGCTCTCCCCACAAACATCTCAATACTCCTTTTCGTCGGATGGTTCATAGGGTCGAACCTGCTCGGCCTCTTCTTGCTAAACATAGGTGTAATGTTCATTCTTGGAAACGACGGCAGCGAGCTGGCAAGAATGTCACCTCTTGTCTATCTGTACACTGCAGTCCTCTCTCTTTCAAGCTCGATTGCGATTCTAAATATGGCTTTCAGCAGGCCAAGAAAGTGGATAAAGACTGAAAGGACTGGCTACGTCGACCCGATCTTTGCAAAGCTCAGGAGATGAGCGCCTCTGCTCTCTGAGGATTCGGAGAAAGAAGATGCTGATGGTAAAACATCCAGTCTTTCATCCAAGATAAGGCTGTATGACACACTTACAAGAAAGGAGGTCGAACTTGACAGTAAGGAGAAGAAGACGGTTAAAGCATATGTTTGTGGCCTGACAGTCTATGACAGAGCTCACATTGGCCATGCCAAATCCATAGTATTTTTCGACGTGCTCAGAAGAGTCCTCAGAGCAAAGGGATTCCAGCTGAAGTTTGTGCAGAATTTCACAGACGTTGATGATAAGATAATCGACAAGGCCGAAAAGCTTAGAATAGACGCTGGAACTCTCTCACAGAGATACATCGAAGAATACTTCCGGGATTTTGATGAGCTGAATGTCGAGAGAGCTGATGTCATGCCAAGGGCGACTGAGAATATAGACGAGATGATATCGATGATAAAAGGGCTGATTGAAAAGAAATATGCCTACGTTGTGGAGTCGGGGGTATATCTTGATGTCACAAAGGTGAAGGAATACGGAAAGCTTTCAAGAATAAGGGTTGATGAACTGAAGAAGGGGGCCAGAGTTGAGCCTGATCCCTACAAGAAGAACCCGCTTGACTTTGCGCTTTGGAAATTCTACGACAGCAGCCCTTCCTGGGAATCGCCGTGGGGCAGAGGAAGGCCTGGATGGCATATCGAATGCTCGGCGATGATACACAGGTTCCTGAA
This Conexivisphaerales archaeon DNA region includes the following protein-coding sequences:
- a CDS encoding MscL family protein, with amino-acid sequence MSDSKDKLDDVISELKKLNEALAKPPSPPPPKGLWNEFKAFLGKGGVLALAVGFIMGTYIGKVVSALVFDIIMPIPGALTPGGNWQNATFTVAIGNGMKFAVGDFVANVVNFLIVAVVVFFIVRYATKLGIK
- a CDS encoding deoxyhypusine synthase; this encodes MKHPFSSVEDYEAQPGLTRDLLKKMKLAGGFQASHLGRAADILRTMWYDKKCTRMLSFTADIVSTGLRGVLRQLVREGTADMIITTCGTLDHDIARSVGEYLEGDFSFDDRELLKRGYHRLGNVLIPRQAYGPAIERFMQKMLEEKFSSSTSPIPPHQIIWEAGKRLDEKSILYWAYKKSIPVIVPGIFDGAFGSQLWLFYQSHRRFQVDMMADQQLIADTVFSSQKLGALILGGGISKHHTIWWAQFKSGLDFAVYVTTATEYDGSLSGAQLREAISWSKVKPKAKQVTVIGDATVILPLLVSASLKKTGNV
- a CDS encoding thiamine-phosphate synthase family protein, which translates into the protein MKDPFEFLAKDYLPWMKGLVSIDLSQRGYSQSKISTMLGVTQPSINYYLRKEKKEYLSRLQRIGLTEQSIKEQEGEFREAVVAGGSEGMLRTMQVMLNALASGELCNYHKKVYRAPSDCDACMRLWGSGDQKERSRIVSSLNRAVSVLESSSTFPLLIPEVNTNFVLAARDARSEKDVAGIEGRIVKLRGMARAMSGAEFGGSGHLASVLLAVKKFFPKINSAMNIRYDRAIHEILTSLHWKLLELPASEPLTSEQIPHLVEERLSEMCRNGKITSLDAVTHAGSIGIEPSTYIFGADTEEVLRKVLDLAAAYASRRTETVHNRH
- a CDS encoding glycosyltransferase family 2 protein, with the translated sequence MSLLGYLVIFLGGLLAVYSLYWGFLLVVGGDYIRKFRQREVKLDKPFYLPFVSVIVAAKNEEKVIRRLVSSLQTLNYDPSRLEFIFSESGSTDNTRSILFALAEREPRMKVVTSSIAGKGNALNEAIKVARGEVFFFLDADCVPEKDFLLKAAEEYNKGNKILVGYYRTINATQSIWSRLAVFEDFLWRVMGAGKAKLNLSIPVAGPCTVISRDAIEAVGGFRNTLTEDIELWMRLLKAGYVGKYVDAYVWLEAPVTLQVLLRQRIRWYRGYLETALMHLDIVKHAPLSQAADALLMLSTPFFAMLSLLSYAVSMLSLPALPTNISILLFVGWFIGSNLLGLFLLNIGVMFILGNDGSELARMSPLVYLYTAVLSLSSSIAILNMAFSRPRKWIKTERTGYVDPIFAKLRR